The Cucumis melo cultivar AY chromosome 9, USDA_Cmelo_AY_1.0, whole genome shotgun sequence genome includes the window attgaaagttggaattgtgtttttttttctttcgattTTTCATGATGTTGATTGAGTTTGGTTTTGAAGTTGTTGTGTTTTTGTGAATCTATGCTGTACAAGTTTGAGAAATTagtttttgaatttgattttcgTAAGGACTTCGTGGGCTCGTTTTGAGAAGCTGTGATTGAAATTTGAGGCTCTTAACCTAAAAATCAACGTTTAACTAAATGATTGATTGAATTAGAAATCTCTGATCATGTATTCTTATTTAACTCTGGCCTAATATAACTTTCTGTAAATTATTTCTGCAGATTGCACTGGTAGAGGAAAATAATATTGTTCTTCGTTCTCATTCCGATTACCTTAAGAGTTGGTAATGGGTTCATTATCAGAATCAGAATGTGAAGTAAATAACAGGAAGCCATATGGTATAAGATTTCTCGAGTGGATGAGGAAAAAGCCTTTATCCTACAAAGCACATCAAGCCATTGTTCTACTTGTGACATTCTTGGCGTATGCTAACTATCATGCCTCTCGAAAAACTACGAGCATTATTAAGAGTGCTCTTGATCCCTTGTCTCCTGATGTAGGCTTGAAGTTGAACCTATGGAGAACAAGCCGGTCGAGTACACCAGTtgagaaaactaatcaatggtCGCTCTCGAGTGGTGGTTGGGCTCCATTTGATGCAGCTGAAGGGACATCTTTACTTGGTGAGCTTGACTTGGCTTTCCTAGGGATATATGCTGGGGGGATGTACTTCTCTGGCCAATTGGGGGATAGAACCGATTTGAGGATATTTTTAACGTTGGGAATGTTGGGAACTGGTCTGTTTACTTCGCTATTTGGTTTAGGATATTGGGCAAACATCCAtattttttattactatttgATAGTTCAAATGCTCGCTGGCTTGTTCCAATCCACTGGCTGGCCTTCCGTTGTTGCGGTGGTTGGTAATTGGTTTGGGAAGAGCAAGAGAGGACTAATAATGGGTATATGGAATGCTCACACATCTGTTGGCAACATTTCTGGCTCTCTGGTTGCATCTGCCTTGTTGAGCTATGGTTGGGGTTGGTCAATGGCTGTCCCTGGTCTGATCATTGCATTCTCGGGTTTGGTAGTCTTTCTGTTTCTTCCCGTGAATCCCGAGTCTGTTGGAATTGATAAAGCAGGAGATGACTTTAGCTGTCCCAAGAAAGCCGGGGAGGGAATTACAGAACCTCTATTGAAATCGGAATCGGAGATTGAGAAGGCAGTCGGTTTTATGGAAGCGTGGAGAATTCCTGGTGTTGCACCTTTTGCATTTTGTCTCTTCTTTGCCAAATTGGTGGCTTACACATTCCTTTACTGGCTTCCTTTCTACATTAGCCACACAGGTGAGCTACATTTCTGTTTTTTGTTTGCTTATGAAATCTATAAACATGAAAGATAAGAATTCTATTACTGGTTTATGGAATATATTTTGCCATTAGAACGATTTTATTTGATTCACGATCTCTCATTCTTCGGTTTGAAATGACAAGTATTGCTATCTTACTCAACACATTGGTACGACAAATCTAATTCTTGGTTAATGTTCTTGCAGTGATTGATGGGAAATATTTGTCAAGTACCACAGCAGGAAACCTTTCAACATTGTTTGATATCGGAGGCGTAGTAGGAGGAATTCTAGCTGGTCATATTTCGGATCGCTTAGGTGCTAGAGCAATAACAGCTGCAAGTTTCATGTACTGTGCCATTCCTGCCCTCTACTGCTACCGAAACTACGGTCACATCTCCATAACTATGAATGTAGCTCTCATGTTCATCACTGGCATGTTTGTCAATGGACCATATGCTCTAATAACAACGGCCGTCTCTGCCGATTTGGGTACCCACAGTTCATTGCAGGGGAGTTCTCGTGCGCTTGCTACTGTGACAGCGATTATTGATGGGACAGGCTCAGTTGGGGCTGCAATTGGACCGTTGTTAACGGGATATTTATCAGCTAAAAGCTGGAGTTCAGTGTTCGTAATGCTGATGGTCTCAGCTTTAATAGCAGGGCTGTTTTTGACCAGGCTTGTTATAGCAGAGGTGACTGCAAAGATTGAGGAGTCGACTTCGAGAGGAAGGATTACATCTCAGAGTCCGGTACTCGAAGTGTGAGTTATGAGACAACAATGATGACGACAACAACAACGATAATCCTGTGTCCCATTGTATTTATCACGTGTTTGGTTCATAAGAAGGTTGTGAACATTGCATCAGAACCATGGTTGTTAATGAAATTTCCCTTCATTTTTTCGAGGGGGCTCAGGGGAGAACTCCTCCAAAGTGTGTGATTCATTCAAGGAGAGGATTTTGTTACAACTTCTCCATGAATGATGTGTTGTTGAATGTGGTGGGAAAAGGTAAAATTGGTATGATTGTACAGTATTTGGCATTATTTGTGGTAGGAAAGGTGAAAGATGATCCTgaaaaaccaacaaaaattaaGATTGTAAAAATCTTATGTAGTAGTAGTAGAACACTTCTCATGGTATGGATTTAttgaatgaaaaagaaaagttacaACAGAAAGAGAAACAAAACACTTAACACTTATCTTTGTTTCCCTTTATTTTCCCTTTTACCAGTTTTCTTTCCCTCTTTAATGCATCCTTTTGATTTACATTGAATGAATTCTTGTTTATCTGCATACTTTAAATTGTGaaattaaatcataaataactaaattattacaaatttaagAAGGGAATCATTACTTGGAAAATAACTACATGTAGGTATTGAATTGCTTGTCCAAACAAAACAAGTTTAGTTAATTAAATCACAAAATATATTGTCAACAAATTCAAAAGATGATGaacaaaatcaaattatatGTTTAGTGAAGGAAGTAACCGACTTAGGTTATGacttttagaacataaattattctatttgtaaattattttcataaatCTATACCAATCTTGAACGAAAAGCCACACCAGCTGGAACTCAGTAGACTTTGTATTGTAATGAACTAAATAAAGAAATAACCAATTAGACTTTGTAATATTTTTCTATCTTACTTTAGTTATACTCAattcttttactatttttaattattgaatACGTAACGTTTGTGACAATCACTTTGAGTTTAAGTGCTTGGAAAATATCATTAATTAAACTTTAGTATGTGAAATATTAATAATCatcccttcttttttttttttttttgtttaacggtgaaaattgttttgttatctactttCTACCGCTATTGTTTGATGTTGAAAGTTTATAAAACAAATGGTTTTAAGATTTTTTTCCCTACAAATTCTAAActcttttattttagaaaaatatataatagCCATG containing:
- the LOC103504635 gene encoding putative glycerol-3-phosphate transporter 1, with translation MGSLSESECEVNNRKPYGIRFLEWMRKKPLSYKAHQAIVLLVTFLAYANYHASRKTTSIIKSALDPLSPDVGLKLNLWRTSRSSTPVEKTNQWSLSSGGWAPFDAAEGTSLLGELDLAFLGIYAGGMYFSGQLGDRTDLRIFLTLGMLGTGLFTSLFGLGYWANIHIFYYYLIVQMLAGLFQSTGWPSVVAVVGNWFGKSKRGLIMGIWNAHTSVGNISGSLVASALLSYGWGWSMAVPGLIIAFSGLVVFLFLPVNPESVGIDKAGDDFSCPKKAGEGITEPLLKSESEIEKAVGFMEAWRIPGVAPFAFCLFFAKLVAYTFLYWLPFYISHTVIDGKYLSSTTAGNLSTLFDIGGVVGGILAGHISDRLGARAITAASFMYCAIPALYCYRNYGHISITMNVALMFITGMFVNGPYALITTAVSADLGTHSSLQGSSRALATVTAIIDGTGSVGAAIGPLLTGYLSAKSWSSVFVMLMVSALIAGLFLTRLVIAEVTAKIEESTSRGRITSQSPVLEV